GGCCGCCAGGTACTCCATAACGGCCGCAAGGTAGACCGGCGCACCGGCACCCACCCTCTCGGCGTAGTTGCCCTTCCTGAGCAGCCTGTGGATACGACCGACCGGGAACTGGAGACCTGCGCGGTTGGAACGCGACTTTGCCTTCCCCTTGACCTTGCCGCCCTTGCCACGTCCGGACATTTTGtatgattgtttgtttgtacgTACACAACACGACACTACTCTACACAACTACTCGACAGCGAAACGGTAAGACTGGTGAGTGAGGTTTTTTTTTCCATAGCGacgaatttgttaaatataaattccaaCGGTATTTAACCAACCGGCCGGGTATGACAAACGACGAGGTCTACTTCTCTACGCTACTAAACGCGATTGGATGCCGGCCGAGCGAGCGAGCGATATTCAGAGAGATAgagagcgagcgagatgggGAGGGCTGACTGACGTCCAGTACCGTATCTacgtatacataatattatgtaaagaaaaaaagtagTATGTTTCTTTATTGTATACTAGATGGCGGTAGCATCCATCCATCGCGGTTGGAAAAAGTAGTCGAATCTTGAGATTGAATTGAGTTTTAATGACGtttctctattttttttaagtttaatgaaattaagcaacacaacacaacacaaattgtttatttgaattatcaattccaaataaaataacatatataatcttATACGTTGTATTCTTATATTCTTATACTGTTACGTTTAACCGTCCCTCCgcgacttatttatatataaaaaaaaaaataataataataataataataaataataatgtgaagtAGACACTATTAATGGGTAGAAGATAGATGATAACTTCTAATGAACCTATTgtcgatttttatatttcaagttaGGGTTTcacagacagacagacagacagcccggtatgtaatatatacgtaggtgtataaaatataaatctcatATTTTTagcacattattttttaaagatattttaaaatgatggCAATGATGTACAgtagaaatatgaaatatgcGGGGGGCGGGGGCGGGGGGTAGTGCAATAGGTCTCCCTATTGTTTGCAACTTTTATTGCACCAACACATCTGGCAaaggtgtaattattttagaatattgttttgtcGGGCAGTCGGGCGGCGGAGGCGGAGGCGACGCTCCAGACGGGCCCGTGCGATTAAcacgtattaattattgttatagcgATTGGTagacgacgacgacgacgacgacgaagAAGAAGTGATCGCGACGGTGGTGGTGGTGTCGTACGGTACGGTGATTGTGGCGAAGAACGGCGGTGCTATACAGGTgtgatatgaatatatatatttatttatttatttatcgatttATCTATTTGTCTATTTTTTGTATCTCTCGTGTGAAGTGCGCGCGTTCAACGAACTGATTGAGATGAGATGTGACGTGACGTGATGTGATGTGATGTGATGTGATGTGATGTACGATCAAGATGATCAGAGAGAAtgtctatctatctatatatctcTAAGACTGAACTGTGAAGTGTTGTTTTCTAGGATCGCATTAATTAAGTGTCGCGACGGCTGTCGAGTTGCTAGCAAATaggtaagttaataatatgtatatcactactttttttttttatatctttaacaaCGTGCATTGCATACATACAGGCATTATACCAACACATGATACTAACAAAATGCacgtaaatactatatatatatatatacaatatatatatatacaaatagttCAAAAACGTTTCCTTGGAAAGCTTTGCAATCGTCTACGCTTGCCTGGCGTGCCGCCGTGCCTACTATTGCACGTGTACAAACGTGTGCTTATAGCAAGCttatttcaagtttatttatataaaatatttaacttttataatatacatacatcttTGCGTATATACCCCTAGCGTTGCtgtctcgctcttacaacttaattacaaatatctattgatgtgtggtttaagtttttattttgtttattactgtTCTGTactgtttttgatatttttaatatataatcatattttttaggcATACACGTTGATTtagaatatgtatatgtttcgaCAAAATAGGTAatctcttattatttatttatttatttaattatatataagtaattttattattactacctTTTCACGTTTATTTATCGATTGAAACTCTCAACTTCGGTTTCGCGAAACATATGTTAGCCCTGAAAAGGGCTTTTTGTGTGGCGTGTTTGTGCGTGttgttgtgtgtgtgtgtatacaTACAACATCGACACAACCGACCAACTTGTGATGCGTTCGTCGCTCTTCCGTCCGGTGGCCGaccctcctcctcctcctcctccttcTTCTTCTTACCGGTGATCAGCGCACGCGAACACAGTGCGGCGGCTCGTGCGTATTGAACGTGGATTGTCGCGTTCACTTCTTGGAAGCGGCCGATGCCTTTTTAGCGGTGGCGGCCTTCGATTTGGGCGCGGCGGCTGCTGCCTTCTTCGGTTTGGGTGCTTTAGGTTTTTTGGTCGGTGGTTTCGCGCTCCTCTTCGCCTTGGAAGCGGCGGCGGTGGTCGACGCGCCCTTGCCGGACGCTGCGGCGGAGGCGGCCGCGGAGCCGCGACCTTTCTTCGGAGCGGCCGACGCGGCCGGCTTCCTCTTGGCCGCAGCGGCTGCCTTCTTGTCTTTGGCGGTGCCACCCCTTCCGCCCGCCTTGGCGGGGGACGCGGTCTCGGCGGCCGCGGCGGCGGCCTTCTTGCTCCTGGCGCCCGCACTCGCGGCGGTCTTCTTGGCGGCTTGTGCGGTCGGCTTCTTCACCGATTTGGCCGCGGAGGACGCCGCCGCGGCGGAGCCCCTGCCGCCGGAGGAAGCGGAGGCGGCCGTCGCCTTCTTCGCCGCGCCGCCGCCGGTTCCCGACTTGCTGTCTATCTTGAACGAGCCCGATGCGCCCTTGCCCTTCGTCTGAATCAGGGTGCCGGAGGCGACCGCGCGCTTGAGATACTTTCTTATGAACGGCGCCAACCTCTCGGCGTCTAGGCTATAATTCGAGGCGATGTATTTCTTGATCGCCTGCAGGGACGATCCGCTCCTCTCCTTGAGCTCTTTGATCGCGCTGTTGACCATGTCGGAAGTCTTGGGGTGCGTTGGTCTCGCCTTGGGTTTCTTCGCGGCGGCCGCCGCCGCTGCCGCTTTTGGTGCCTTCTTGGCGGGCGTCGCCGGCGCGGGTGTCTCCGATGCTACTGCTGTGTCggccattttttttatttttattaacaattaattagacACTTAACAACGTTAACACGTAAATTAacgagtttttaatatattgtaaaattgtagTGAATGTACAACAATGCTAAGAGTGCGCGGCGCTAGTGAGCGCCTGCCAGACGAatcagtataccgcgacgagagcttcGTCAACTATATGCGTTTTCTCGTATTCGGCGTGGAAACTTTTCACTAACACGTCTCAGTTTGATCGGAATTTTTCCAATATATAATCGAGAAATTGCACAAAATCTCTATTCTAATTAGACTTTATGATATCCGCGACCGGTCACGACTTCGAGTCGCCCTGCAGGCGTTGGCGTGCGTTAGGTATCGACttttaaagtttgttattGTCGACTCGCGCGCGTACCGTTAACTTTAAATtgacaattaaacaattaaatcaaacGGTATTCGCACGTGCGATGTCTCCCGTTGAACGTCAAGATTCCAAGGTTCAACGGGATCCGTTCGTTTAgacaatatattaagattacgaTTGATTTTATCGCATCGAATGCGGCATGTTGTAGAACAGCACCACTCTCCGAGACGAGGCCGTAGAGGCGCGCGTTCTCTTCGCTCCGTAACACacaatataagtttattaataaaatatatattggtaaAAGGTTGatgataatataacaaaagatgtaaataagaaaatttcattAGCCCAGGAGCGATTCGGTCGCGACCTGCGGCCGTTTAGGTTAGacgtatatctatattgttaattttcataatatatcatatgtatattattatcaaaatctcAATTACGCTATATTACGACGTGATTGTTAAAGCCGTACCGTACCGTGTACCTACTTTACATACTAAGTACATACGaagactttatattattatcacgCTACACGTAACGTGTATGTAGGTATGTAGATAGTTAGCTTTAGATATCTATAGGGAAATGTAGCGGTTTTGCATtcgatattaattttccatctattaaatataaacatgtacataccaatatatattggtatattaattaattttaggtgACGTTTAGTCGTTGTGataacgttttatttttattatcgaaACATATGCGGCCCTGAAAAGGGcctttttattgttgttgaaaaatacataaagttaggtaggtaggtaggtaggtatatATCAGTGGATATACGACCGAACCCAACTTAACCTCCGAAACCGTAGAGGGTGCGGCCCTGGCGCTTCAGAGCGTACACGACGTCCATTGCGGTGACGGTCTTCCTCTTGGCGTGCTCCGTGTAGGTTACCGCGTCGCGGATGACGTTCTCGAGGAAAACCTTGAGAACACCGCGGGTCTCCTCGTATATGAGACCGGAGATACGTTTCACGCCACCCCTGCGCGCCAGACGTCGAATCGCAGGCTTGGTGATACCCTGGATGTTATCACGGAGCACCTTCCTGTGCCGCTTCGCGCCACCTTTTCCCAATCCCTTTCCTCCCTTACCGCGACCGGTCATTGTGAACCAGCGAGTTTCGAATTGAAAACTGAGTGAATTTAAGAATCAACCAACACTGCGTACGTGCCTCACGTACTACGTTCACTGTTCGAATGCGCTTCGCGCCGATTAACTCGcggtttatatagagaaatgCCCGAACCTCGAATATATATAAGGCGGCAGTTGTCCGAGgggtggggggggggggggtatcGGTCGGTCGGTTTGTAGAGATATTCGtcctttaatgttattttcgtTGTCGGTTacgtatgtataatatataataactacataaataatcaaaatgaaCCCTCCAAATATGTCTACAAACTACAAACGGTAAAGACGTAATacgcaaacaaaaaaatcaataaaaacaattaacaaaattattaaactcagTCAACGCAACGCAACCTTAAGTGGTGCcataaatatgtacttaaataataataaaaaatatttattattattgtgggCGTGAGGTACTTATTGTTTTCTAAGAAACAATGTAACAATAGTGTAAAATATAGACgcataatagaaaataatatatatatatatatatatatttttatttttattttgtattctatttcttttaaaacctGTTTGTTACCGGACAGACGGTGCGATTGGTCTGTTTAgtcaaaattttgtaaatcgtaaaacaattgattaataattttctatcagttcattactttttttttattttattttaaaagttttacgtTTTAATCGTTCGACACGTGATGTCTGTCTGACTGTGGCACTACTGTTGAGTGTGCACAATTAGATGCATCATTTGAATCATATGCGGCCCTGAAAAGGGCCTTTTgttgtagtaataataataataataataatatgttatgttatgtatacatattacgCAAAATTA
This region of Pieris brassicae chromosome 13, ilPieBrab1.1, whole genome shotgun sequence genomic DNA includes:
- the LOC123717749 gene encoding histone H4, with product MTGRGKGGKGLGKGGAKRHRKVLRDNIQGITKPAIRRLARRGGVKRISGLIYEETRGVLKVFLENVIRDAVTYTEHAKRKTVTAMDVVYALKRQGRTLYGFGG
- the LOC123717741 gene encoding late histone H1-like, which gives rise to MADTAVASETPAPATPAKKAPKAAAAAAAAKKPKARPTHPKTSDMVNSAIKELKERSGSSLQAIKKYIASNYSLDAERLAPFIRKYLKRAVASGTLIQTKGKGASGSFKIDSKSGTGGGAAKKATAASASSGGRGSAAAASSAAKSVKKPTAQAAKKTAASAGARSKKAAAAAAETASPAKAGGRGGTAKDKKAAAAAKRKPAASAAPKKGRGSAAASAAASGKGASTTAAASKAKRSAKPPTKKPKAPKPKKAAAAAPKSKAATAKKASAASKK